The stretch of DNA AGCCATAATTACGCGTACCATATTGTATAAAAAGCCCGAACCTGTAATGATGAAATCGATGCCATCCTGTGTCACTTCAATACGGCTTTCATAAATGGTCCTTTCCTTGCTTTCTACTTCTGTTTTCTGTGAACAAAATGTCGTAAAATCATGCGTCCCTAAAAAATATTGTGCGGCTCGTTGCATTGCTTCAATATTCAAAGATTGCGGCTCATATGTTTTCAGTTGTGACCAAAATGGATTGCGATGTGGTGCTTGATAAATCGCATAACGATAACGCTTGCCGACACAATCATAGCGGCAATGAAAGTCTGCATCAATAAACGTCACTTCATGAACATAAATATCGTCAGGCATCGCACGGTTCATGGCGTACTGCCATCGTTCTGGTGTGAGGTTTAAATGTGTATCAAAATGAAAGTATTGTTCTAGTGCATGCACACCACGATCTGTACGACTAGACGGATGGATTCGGACCGGTCGTTGATGCATCCGCTTGAGTAATTTTTCAAAGTATCCCTGTACAGTGCGACCTTGATTTTGAATTTGGAATCCTAAAAACTGTGCACCGTTATAACTGATTTTAACGAGGACTCGTTGCATAAAATCGTCCTTTCTCTTTTTTAAAAGTTGTGACTTAACCAGAGCGATACAGCTGCGATTGGCACTAGACTTACTATCAGCCACGTATCACGCGCTTGCCATTTCAAGATACGGTAGCTTGTCCGTTCTGCTTGCGCGTCGTAGCCTCTCACTTCCATTGCAATCGCTAACTCTTCTGCACGTTGAAAGGCAGAAATAAACAATGGAATCAGCAATGGGATAAACGCTCTAATCCGCGTCATCAAAGAACCTGAACTCATATCGGACCCTCGTGATTTTTGCGATAAAATAATTTTGTCGAGTTCTTCCATTAATGTCGGAATAAATCGAAGTGCAATGGCCATCATCATACTTAACGCTGCCACTGGAACTTTAATATATTTTAACGGTTTGAACAAACGGTCAAAGGCATCCGTGAGATTCAGTGGACTGGTCGTCAATGTCAACACTGTCGAAGCAATCATGATCAAACTGAGTCTGAATAAAATCAAAATGCCTTCCCGTATGCCGTTCGTATCAATTGAAATGATTCCCCATTCAAAGAGCCGTGTGCCTCCCTTTGTTAAAAAGAGATGCATGATTAACGTCAATATTAAAAAGAAAAACACGGGAGACAAGCCTTTTATTAAAAACCAAAAAGGGATGCGCGCCAGTCGTATCATCACACCTAAAACAAGTGCCAACCATAAATAACTCATAGGGTGATGCCCCATAAAAATGATGATGATAAATAAAAACACAAAGATCAGCTTAGACCGGGGATCCAAGCGGTGTATCATCGTATCTAAAGGAAGGTAACGCCCGATAATCATTTTATCTTTCATGACGCTGCCTCCATCCTTCATACATCGTGACAAAATCTTCTTCAGTCAACGCTAACGTGCCAAATTGAATGCCTAATCGTGCTTCAACATCTCTCTGTAGGCGTACAACATGTGGTAAGCAAAGATGAAGTGCACGCACATCTTCTGGCCGCTGAAAAAAGTCAGCTGGCGTTGTCGATTCGATGAGTGTGCCTTTTTGCATGATTTTAATTTCATCCGCATAGGCTGCCACATCATTCATATCATGTGTCACTAAAATAATTGTTTTTTCTGCTTCTTGTTGTAATTTTTTAAACAAAGTCATCACTTGCTTTTTACTTCTTGGATCGAGCCCTGCTGTCGGTTCATCTAAGACCAAAATATCTGGGTCCATTGCCAAAATAGCTGTTAACGCAATCTTGCGCATTTGACCGCCAGATAACTGGAATGGAGATTGTCCCATAATTTGATCCACATCAAACCCCAATTCACTCAATAACTGTCTGGCCTTGTCTTTCGCGCTTTCGAGATTCATGCCATAATTATTTGGTCCGAAGAGGATTTCTTTCTCTACGGTTTCTTCAAAAAGTTGTGATTCTGGGAATTGAAAGACCATGCCCACGCGTTGACGGATAGGTTTTAGTAATTTATCTTTCGTTTTTCTATCAACTTCCACGTCAAATAATTGCATTTTACCTCTTGACGGTTTCAACAAACCATTGAAATGCTGAATCAATGTTGATTTACCAGAGCCTGTTTGGCCAATAATCGCATAATAACGGCCGGGTAAAAACTCAGTGGTAATTTGATTTAATGCTTGATATTCATATGGCGTTTTTCGTTGATACGTATAGGAAACATCTTCAAATTTAATCATGTCAACCGCTCCAATAGTCCTTCATAAGTCATATATGAATGTCCAAAATTTAATTTTTGAGCCATACGCATTTCAAATGGCAAGTCGAGCCCGATATCTAATAATTGCGCACCTTGTTTAAAAACCGTTTCTGCTGTTCCGTTTAACAATATTTCTCCTTGATTCATCACAATGATGCGATCAGACGACACAACTTCAGAAAGATCGTGTGTAATTGCAATGACCGTCACACCCTGAGTCTGATTTAATTTTTTTACTAATGTTAAAATGTCACGTCTTCCTTCTGGATCTAGCATCGCTGTCGCTTCATCCAAAATGATGAGTTGTGGTTCAAGTGCTAGAACGCCCGCAATGGCTACACGTTGCTTTTGTCCACCAGAAAGCGCAGCAGGCTCATGATGCTGCTTGTCATACATATCAACATCTTTCAGTACTGCCGGAACGATTTCATGCATCGTGTCGTATGAAAGTGCCTGATTTTCCAATCCAAACGCCACATCAAACCGTACTGTTGAACCGACAAACTGGTTTTCAGGATTTTGAAACACCATACCTATCCGATGTTGAAAGGCAGGACGCTCAACACCTTTAATCGATTGCCCATTGATACGAATGTCACCTTCAAAGGTTTGTTCTATTCCCGTCAGTAATTTGGCCAATGTCGATTTGCCCGATCCATTGTGACCGACGATGGAAACCCAGTCGCCTTTTTTTACATTAAACTGTATATTTCGCAAAACATAAGGTTGATCTGCTTGATATCGAAAAGACACATGATCAAATTCCACTAGATATTGCCCTTCCATTG from Staphylococcus lutrae encodes:
- a CDS encoding energy-coupling factor transporter transmembrane component T family protein; amino-acid sequence: MKDKMIIGRYLPLDTMIHRLDPRSKLIFVFLFIIIIFMGHHPMSYLWLALVLGVMIRLARIPFWFLIKGLSPVFFFLILTLIMHLFLTKGGTRLFEWGIISIDTNGIREGILILFRLSLIMIASTVLTLTTSPLNLTDAFDRLFKPLKYIKVPVAALSMMMAIALRFIPTLMEELDKIILSQKSRGSDMSSGSLMTRIRAFIPLLIPLFISAFQRAEELAIAMEVRGYDAQAERTSYRILKWQARDTWLIVSLVPIAAVSLWLSHNF
- a CDS encoding energy-coupling factor transporter ATPase, which codes for MIKFEDVSYTYQRKTPYEYQALNQITTEFLPGRYYAIIGQTGSGKSTLIQHFNGLLKPSRGKMQLFDVEVDRKTKDKLLKPIRQRVGMVFQFPESQLFEETVEKEILFGPNNYGMNLESAKDKARQLLSELGFDVDQIMGQSPFQLSGGQMRKIALTAILAMDPDILVLDEPTAGLDPRSKKQVMTLFKKLQQEAEKTIILVTHDMNDVAAYADEIKIMQKGTLIESTTPADFFQRPEDVRALHLCLPHVVRLQRDVEARLGIQFGTLALTEEDFVTMYEGWRQRHER
- the truA gene encoding tRNA pseudouridine(38-40) synthase TruA codes for the protein MQRVLVKISYNGAQFLGFQIQNQGRTVQGYFEKLLKRMHQRPVRIHPSSRTDRGVHALEQYFHFDTHLNLTPERWQYAMNRAMPDDIYVHEVTFIDADFHCRYDCVGKRYRYAIYQAPHRNPFWSQLKTYEPQSLNIEAMQRAAQYFLGTHDFTTFCSQKTEVESKERTIYESRIEVTQDGIDFIITGSGFLYNMVRVIMAYLLEVGKGKRTAEAIPQLLAKKDRNLVPHTAPAEGLYLEKIYLAPEQLTADFGPDIKIHVKKSTQI
- a CDS encoding energy-coupling factor transporter ATPase, which produces MEGQYLVEFDHVSFRYQADQPYVLRNIQFNVKKGDWVSIVGHNGSGKSTLAKLLTGIEQTFEGDIRINGQSIKGVERPAFQHRIGMVFQNPENQFVGSTVRFDVAFGLENQALSYDTMHEIVPAVLKDVDMYDKQHHEPAALSGGQKQRVAIAGVLALEPQLIILDEATAMLDPEGRRDILTLVKKLNQTQGVTVIAITHDLSEVVSSDRIIVMNQGEILLNGTAETVFKQGAQLLDIGLDLPFEMRMAQKLNFGHSYMTYEGLLERLT